A single genomic interval of Chitinophaga sp. 180180018-3 harbors:
- the cfa gene encoding cyclopropane fatty acyl phospholipid synthase, which translates to MFRKSKSIVTRLLSVAGIAVNGSNPWDIQVHDETFYPEVLHKGSLGLGESYMHNSWDSDQVDEFITRILLADLDTHVQQDISFKLEILAARMVNFQSPSRAFSNGSAHYDTGNDLFEAMLDQRMTYTCGFWENASSLDEAQEHKLDLCCRKLNLRPGMHVLDIGCGWGSFARFAAEKYGVRVTGITISHEQAELARERCKGLPVDIRLEDYRSLHELFDAIVSLGMFEHVGYKNYHTYMEVAHRCLKNDGLFLLHTIGGNNAHTFTDQWLNKYIFPNAMIPTIRLIGQSIENLFVMEHWQNFSVDYDKTLQAWFRNVSGNWEQLKARYDNTFFRMWKYYLLSCAASFRARKSQLWQIVLSKHGVPGGYRFNID; encoded by the coding sequence ATGTTCCGTAAATCTAAAAGCATTGTCACCCGCCTGTTATCTGTGGCGGGAATTGCAGTGAACGGCAGTAATCCCTGGGATATACAGGTACACGACGAAACTTTTTACCCCGAAGTATTACACAAAGGATCCCTGGGGCTGGGTGAATCTTATATGCACAACAGCTGGGACAGCGACCAGGTAGATGAATTTATTACCCGGATACTGTTGGCGGATCTGGATACCCACGTTCAGCAGGATATCAGTTTTAAGCTGGAGATATTGGCGGCGAGGATGGTCAACTTTCAATCTCCGTCCAGGGCTTTCTCTAATGGCAGCGCTCATTACGACACAGGCAACGATCTTTTTGAAGCGATGCTGGATCAGCGGATGACCTATACCTGTGGGTTCTGGGAAAATGCCAGCTCGCTCGATGAAGCCCAGGAACACAAACTGGACCTCTGTTGCCGCAAACTCAATCTGCGCCCGGGAATGCACGTACTCGACATAGGCTGTGGCTGGGGAAGTTTTGCCCGGTTTGCCGCGGAAAAATACGGCGTACGGGTAACGGGAATTACCATTTCCCACGAACAGGCCGAACTGGCGAGGGAACGCTGCAAAGGGCTGCCGGTGGACATACGGCTGGAAGACTATCGCAGCCTGCATGAGCTTTTTGATGCGATTGTATCGTTGGGGATGTTCGAACACGTGGGATACAAAAACTATCATACTTACATGGAGGTCGCCCATCGCTGCCTCAAAAACGACGGACTGTTTCTGCTGCATACGATCGGAGGAAACAACGCTCATACTTTTACCGATCAATGGTTGAACAAATATATTTTCCCCAATGCCATGATCCCCACCATCAGGCTGATTGGCCAGAGTATAGAAAACCTTTTTGTAATGGAGCACTGGCAGAACTTCAGCGTCGACTACGATAAAACGCTACAGGCCTGGTTCAGGAATGTAAGCGGTAACTGGGAACAGCTCAAAGCAAGGTACGATAATACCTTTTTCAGGATGTGGAAGTATTATCTGCTTTCCTGTGCTGCCTCATTCAGGGCAAGAAAAAGCCAGTTGTGGCAGATCGTGTTGTCGAAGCATGGAGTGCCGGGAGGATATAGATTTAATATCGATTAA
- a CDS encoding bifunctional helix-turn-helix transcriptional regulator/GNAT family N-acetyltransferase gives MDFFNKTGKMAVGSRLRMLTEKMTEDARQIYALHNIDMQPKWFPVFYVLSEGEEKTITAIAKEIGHTHPSVSKIVREMSKKGLVAEKKDKTDGRCNVVSLTKKGIDITRAIQNQYTDVNNAIEAISAQATHDLWKAIEEWEYLLEQESLLSRVKRAGKQREAGSVKIVDYEPEYKAAFKALNVEWISKWFTLEPTDLKSLDNPDGYIIKKGGFIFVALYNNEPVGVCALIKMDDPDYDYEMAKMAVSPNVQGKGIGMLLGQAIINKARELGARNVYLESNTLLKPAISLYHKLGFKKVAARPTPYERANIQMVLDLRS, from the coding sequence ATGGACTTCTTTAATAAAACAGGAAAAATGGCAGTGGGTAGCCGTCTTCGTATGCTGACGGAAAAAATGACTGAAGATGCCCGGCAGATCTATGCGCTTCACAACATCGACATGCAGCCGAAATGGTTTCCCGTATTTTATGTATTGTCGGAGGGAGAAGAGAAAACCATCACCGCCATTGCCAAAGAAATAGGGCATACCCATCCTTCTGTCAGTAAGATTGTCAGGGAGATGAGTAAAAAAGGACTGGTCGCGGAAAAGAAGGATAAAACAGATGGCCGCTGTAATGTGGTAAGTCTTACTAAAAAAGGAATAGACATCACCCGTGCTATCCAAAACCAGTATACAGACGTGAACAACGCCATTGAAGCCATTTCCGCCCAAGCCACGCACGACCTCTGGAAAGCGATCGAAGAATGGGAATACCTGCTGGAACAGGAGTCGCTGTTGAGCCGGGTGAAACGGGCCGGCAAACAGCGGGAAGCCGGAAGTGTAAAGATTGTTGACTATGAACCTGAGTATAAAGCTGCCTTCAAAGCCCTGAATGTAGAATGGATCTCGAAATGGTTCACACTGGAGCCTACTGATTTGAAATCGTTGGATAACCCGGATGGATACATCATCAAAAAAGGCGGATTCATTTTCGTGGCCCTGTACAACAACGAGCCGGTAGGCGTATGTGCCTTAATAAAAATGGATGATCCTGATTACGATTATGAAATGGCCAAGATGGCAGTATCGCCCAATGTGCAGGGGAAAGGCATTGGGATGTTACTCGGACAGGCCATCATTAATAAAGCGAGGGAGTTGGGGGCACGGAATGTTTACCTGGAAAGTAATACACTGCTGAAACCGGCCATCAGCCTGTATCATAAGCTGGGCTTCAAAAAGGTGGCTGCCCGTCCCACGCCATACGAACGCGCTAATATTCAGATGGTGCTCGACCTTCGCTCTTAA
- a CDS encoding SusD/RagB family nutrient-binding outer membrane lipoprotein: MKHMRITTYSLLTAIGLSAASCTKDFIKINDNPNAAPVATPETLLAPAIYSVVNNNQTRALRLTNELMQDHVPTSNSEEIHRYVIRPGESDNMWNNWYLERTNFLDIYKGGQRLQQKTYMGMGEILEVWSISMLTDMFGDIPYTEANRGRDTIYQPKFDAQQDIYPDLFRKLEDANTLLSANQTLNRDDMPLDPLYGGDPAKWRKFGNSLYLRLLMRVSGKQEMNAAAKIKEMVETNASNYPLFSSNDESAILRFTTVYPYTSAFNTYRDFDFNGDNGLSTFFINNLKEWGDPRIAKWAGTVNGTYEGIPSGYAPGDIPTRMSYYLSALKDEPLLGNIINYPEVQLILAEAALKGYISGDPKTYYNKAVEAGITLWGLPMPAGYLDRESIKWNTAGTADAKLEQIMLQKYYALFFTDFQQWHEYRRTGHPVLPKGPGLMNNGQMPSRFKYPVYVQSLNRANYQKAVAAMGGDDLNIKVWWNKN; the protein is encoded by the coding sequence ATGAAACATATGAGGATCACCACCTATTCCCTGCTTACAGCTATCGGCTTATCCGCAGCCTCCTGTACGAAGGATTTTATAAAAATCAATGATAACCCGAATGCCGCTCCGGTAGCCACTCCGGAAACATTGCTGGCGCCTGCTATTTATTCAGTGGTGAATAATAATCAGACCCGTGCGCTGCGGCTGACCAATGAGCTGATGCAGGACCATGTACCCACCAGCAATTCCGAAGAAATTCACCGCTATGTGATCCGCCCCGGCGAATCGGACAATATGTGGAATAACTGGTACCTCGAAAGAACCAATTTCCTCGACATCTATAAAGGAGGACAAAGGCTGCAGCAAAAAACGTATATGGGTATGGGTGAGATACTGGAAGTATGGAGTATTTCCATGCTCACCGATATGTTCGGAGATATACCCTATACAGAAGCTAACCGCGGCAGAGACACTATTTATCAGCCTAAATTTGATGCGCAGCAGGATATTTATCCCGACCTGTTCCGTAAACTGGAAGATGCCAACACTTTATTGTCGGCCAACCAGACGCTGAACCGGGACGACATGCCTTTAGATCCGCTCTACGGCGGAGATCCTGCCAAATGGCGGAAATTTGGCAACTCCCTCTACCTGCGGCTGCTGATGAGAGTATCCGGAAAACAGGAAATGAACGCAGCTGCAAAGATCAAAGAGATGGTGGAAACCAATGCCTCTAACTATCCGCTGTTCAGCAGCAACGATGAATCAGCTATATTGCGTTTCACTACCGTGTACCCCTATACGTCGGCTTTCAATACGTACCGTGATTTTGACTTTAACGGCGACAATGGCTTATCGACCTTCTTCATCAATAACCTGAAAGAATGGGGCGATCCCCGTATTGCCAAATGGGCGGGTACGGTGAACGGCACTTACGAAGGTATTCCCAGCGGCTATGCTCCGGGAGATATACCCACGAGAATGTCGTATTACCTGTCGGCTTTAAAAGATGAGCCCCTGCTGGGAAATATCATCAACTACCCGGAAGTACAGCTTATTTTAGCAGAGGCAGCCCTTAAAGGATACATTTCCGGAGATCCCAAAACATACTACAACAAAGCAGTGGAAGCCGGTATTACGCTATGGGGCCTGCCAATGCCCGCTGGTTACCTCGACCGTGAAAGCATTAAATGGAATACGGCCGGTACGGCCGATGCCAAACTGGAGCAGATCATGCTGCAGAAATACTATGCGTTGTTTTTCACGGATTTTCAGCAATGGCATGAATACCGCCGTACCGGTCATCCGGTGCTGCCGAAAGGGCCAGGCCTGATGAACAATGGTCAGATGCCTTCGCGCTTCAAATACCCGGTATATGTACAATCGCTGAACCGCGCCAACTATCAGAAAGCAGTAGCAGCTATGGGTGGCGACGATCTGAACATCAAAGTGTGGTGGAATAAAAACTGA
- a CDS encoding ATP-binding cassette domain-containing protein, whose product MSDYSIETRQLTHYFGRDEKVLDNICLQVPKGAVYGFLGPNGAGKTTTLRLLLGLLKKQTGSIKLLGADLTTHRIPLLKRVGTLIESPSVYAHLTATENLELLRCLYGCHRSRINTVLELVKLDDTGRKKAGQFSLGMKQRLGIAIAMLHDPELLVLDEPTNGLDPAGIIEMRALLQQLNRETGLTILISSHLLSEIEKLVTYVGVINKGKLLYQGELSALVHRKGPVTNTLIDCSDAARALQLSRELGLQGTLNNGGLLLENVPRDMMAALNQQLVLAGISVYEINPAKHELENVFMDLINN is encoded by the coding sequence ATGTCTGATTATAGTATTGAAACCAGGCAGCTTACCCATTATTTCGGGAGAGATGAAAAAGTATTGGATAACATCTGTTTGCAGGTCCCTAAGGGAGCTGTTTACGGATTCCTGGGTCCCAACGGAGCTGGCAAAACCACTACGTTACGACTGCTTCTGGGCCTGTTAAAGAAGCAAACGGGCAGCATAAAGCTGCTGGGCGCCGACCTGACTACGCATCGGATTCCCCTGCTGAAAAGAGTGGGAACGCTGATTGAATCCCCATCTGTATACGCTCATCTTACCGCAACGGAAAACCTGGAGCTGCTCCGCTGTCTGTACGGTTGCCACCGGTCGAGGATCAACACCGTGCTGGAACTGGTGAAGCTCGATGATACCGGTCGCAAGAAAGCAGGCCAGTTTTCATTGGGAATGAAACAGCGCCTGGGGATCGCCATCGCCATGCTGCATGACCCCGAATTGCTGGTACTCGATGAGCCTACGAACGGACTGGATCCCGCCGGCATTATCGAGATGAGAGCGCTATTGCAGCAACTGAACCGGGAAACGGGTTTAACCATTCTTATTTCCAGTCATCTGCTGTCGGAGATCGAAAAGCTGGTGACCTATGTTGGCGTCATCAACAAAGGAAAGCTGCTTTACCAGGGCGAATTATCGGCGCTGGTTCATCGGAAAGGACCGGTTACCAATACCCTCATTGATTGCAGCGATGCTGCGCGCGCCCTGCAACTCAGCAGGGAGCTGGGATTGCAGGGAACGCTGAACAACGGCGGACTGCTACTGGAGAACGTTCCCCGCGATATGATGGCTGCCCTCAATCAGCAGCTGGTGCTTGCCGGTATCAGCGTGTATGAAATCAATCCCGCAAAGCACGAACTGGAAAATGTATTCATGGACCTGATCAACAATTAA
- a CDS encoding response regulator transcription factor yields MKINCVIIEDEPLAQERIKGYLQKLPFLQLQAVFDNGVDALVYLRANKTDLIFLDINIGEISGIQLLETVNNSEVIIITAYHEYALKGYELNVTDYLLKPFTFDRFLQAVEKVKSNLVREAPNRNYIFVKTAYRLEKLWLNEILYIEGMRDYRKIHTINKRIMTLKTFREFEEEIPPEIICRVHKSYMVAIDRIDAIERDGLKIGEMIIPVSASYKKELFKRITNNY; encoded by the coding sequence ATGAAAATTAACTGTGTAATCATAGAAGATGAACCATTGGCGCAGGAGCGCATCAAAGGTTATCTGCAGAAGTTGCCTTTTCTGCAACTACAGGCCGTTTTCGACAATGGTGTAGATGCCCTGGTTTACCTGAGGGCTAATAAAACGGATCTCATCTTCCTGGATATCAATATCGGCGAAATCTCCGGTATACAACTGCTCGAAACCGTGAATAACAGCGAAGTGATCATCATCACCGCCTACCACGAGTATGCGCTGAAAGGATACGAGCTGAATGTAACGGATTACCTGCTCAAACCTTTTACATTCGACAGGTTTCTGCAGGCAGTAGAGAAAGTGAAAAGCAACCTGGTACGGGAAGCGCCGAACCGGAATTACATCTTTGTAAAAACAGCATACCGGCTGGAAAAGCTATGGCTAAACGAAATATTATATATCGAAGGCATGAGGGACTACCGTAAAATCCATACCATCAATAAACGTATCATGACCCTCAAAACTTTCCGTGAATTCGAAGAAGAAATTCCTCCGGAAATCATCTGCAGGGTGCATAAATCCTACATGGTGGCCATTGATAGGATAGATGCCATTGAGCGGGATGGCCTGAAGATAGGAGAGATGATCATACCGGTGTCGGCTAGTTATAAGAAAGAGCTGTTTAAGAGAATTACGAATAACTATTAG
- the fucP gene encoding L-fucose:H+ symporter permease produces MISPDPLEQAQIQTTKKSALSPARFTEKKYITTLIFVTSLFMCWGIALSMGDVLNKHFQNVLKLSKAQSGLVQFSIFGAYALMGIPAGLFMKKMGYKKGVLLGLTLYALGAFLFVPAANAGSFSVFRVALFVLACGMATLETVAHPFTAALGDQRTSDQRINFAQSFNAVGTIVGPALGTYFLLSAGNEAGAELHSVKQLYLYIGVVIAAIALAFSFVKVPALTDPHDGALAEEVAVGMQKPLFRQPHFVWAVVAQFFNVAAQAGTWAFFINYGHEVMNFSDQKAGYFMPLFMGMMLAGRIVGTALMRYIAPNKLLAAFAVGNILMCLIVAQGWGWISYIALLMINFFFSIMYPTIFSLGLKDLGPKTQQASSFIVMGMFGGAVFPFLMGRIADANIAASYYLPIVCYVVIFLFGYKLYKLR; encoded by the coding sequence ATGATATCACCTGACCCATTGGAACAGGCGCAAATCCAAACCACGAAAAAATCCGCGTTATCGCCGGCCAGATTTACAGAAAAGAAATACATCACCACCCTGATATTTGTGACGTCCCTGTTTATGTGCTGGGGCATCGCATTATCTATGGGAGATGTGCTGAACAAACATTTCCAGAATGTACTGAAGCTTAGCAAAGCCCAGTCGGGCCTTGTTCAGTTCTCTATATTCGGCGCCTACGCGCTGATGGGTATTCCTGCGGGATTATTCATGAAAAAGATGGGATATAAAAAAGGGGTATTACTGGGGTTGACGCTGTATGCGCTGGGAGCCTTTTTATTCGTTCCTGCCGCCAATGCCGGATCTTTCAGCGTTTTCCGGGTAGCATTGTTTGTGCTGGCATGTGGGATGGCTACACTGGAAACGGTAGCCCATCCGTTCACGGCTGCATTGGGCGATCAGCGCACGAGCGATCAGCGGATCAACTTTGCACAATCGTTCAACGCTGTAGGCACCATTGTAGGGCCCGCATTGGGAACTTATTTCCTGCTGAGTGCAGGAAATGAAGCGGGGGCAGAGCTGCATTCCGTAAAGCAGTTATACCTGTATATCGGTGTGGTGATTGCCGCCATTGCCCTGGCTTTCTCCTTTGTAAAGGTACCGGCGCTTACCGATCCGCACGATGGCGCTTTAGCAGAAGAGGTTGCGGTGGGTATGCAGAAGCCTTTGTTCCGGCAGCCGCATTTTGTATGGGCCGTGGTGGCGCAGTTTTTTAATGTAGCCGCCCAGGCCGGCACCTGGGCATTTTTCATCAACTACGGACACGAAGTGATGAATTTCTCCGATCAGAAAGCCGGTTACTTTATGCCACTCTTCATGGGAATGATGCTGGCGGGCAGGATCGTGGGCACTGCACTCATGCGGTATATTGCACCGAATAAACTATTGGCGGCATTTGCAGTGGGAAATATTCTTATGTGCCTGATAGTGGCACAGGGCTGGGGCTGGATTTCCTACATCGCGCTGCTGATGATCAATTTCTTCTTCAGTATCATGTACCCTACTATTTTCAGCCTGGGGCTGAAAGACCTGGGGCCGAAAACCCAGCAGGCATCTTCGTTTATTGTGATGGGGATGTTTGGCGGCGCCGTGTTTCCCTTCCTCATGGGGCGTATTGCTGATGCCAATATTGCGGCGTCTTACTATCTTCCTATAGTATGTTATGTGGTCATCTTCCTATTCGGTTATAAACTATACAAACTCAGATAA
- a CDS encoding DUF5689 domain-containing protein, giving the protein MKHIRFSGLALLCCMTLAGCLKKDIDYAHGTPSPVASIEVLRNIYRGNEIKLTTDHLMGAERITGVVISDTSGHNLPAGNFIIQDIGRGNLRGIAVSLGGNAPVNYSAGDSVAVNVIGATLLSNNGALQLSNVGADKVSLLRKQAKVTVKSISLSELATNFAIYEATLVKVNADFKNLPGPGETYAGSKSLYDGLDSSIVLYTAASAAFAANRIPASATFTGIPLYAGAIKQLNLRNATDVSNASGPLYKGYPEDFESPNASAKGSYAAATVELKTGTWLLDQAILGDTRDRDRFNPAGKQCIRMQQNLSKPAYVQMNYDLPNGASKVTLSYGAYYTDASSSFVLQYSTDQGKTWQQTGRVISDPGQVSKTASFLMDIKGAVRFRVCKLGLGTTNGTDILNGRLSIDDIAVFSN; this is encoded by the coding sequence ATGAAGCATATAAGATTTAGTGGGCTGGCCCTGTTGTGTTGTATGACGCTGGCCGGTTGCCTGAAGAAAGATATCGATTACGCACATGGTACTCCCAGTCCGGTAGCTTCCATCGAAGTACTGCGGAACATCTACCGTGGCAATGAAATAAAACTGACCACCGATCATCTCATGGGCGCAGAGCGCATCACAGGCGTAGTGATTTCTGATACCAGCGGCCATAACCTGCCGGCAGGTAATTTCATTATCCAGGATATAGGCAGAGGTAACCTGCGCGGCATTGCTGTTTCCCTCGGTGGCAATGCACCCGTCAATTACAGCGCAGGCGATTCCGTAGCGGTGAATGTAATTGGTGCAACCCTGCTCAGCAACAATGGCGCTCTGCAATTAAGCAATGTAGGCGCCGATAAAGTGAGCTTGTTGAGGAAGCAGGCAAAAGTAACCGTGAAATCCATTTCCCTTTCTGAACTGGCTACTAACTTCGCTATCTACGAAGCTACCCTGGTAAAGGTAAACGCCGATTTCAAAAATCTTCCTGGTCCCGGAGAAACTTATGCGGGTAGCAAGTCGCTGTACGATGGACTGGACTCTTCTATTGTGCTCTACACCGCTGCCAGCGCCGCTTTTGCGGCCAACCGGATTCCTGCCAGCGCCACCTTTACCGGTATTCCGTTATATGCCGGCGCTATCAAACAGCTGAACCTGCGCAATGCAACAGACGTCAGCAATGCCAGCGGTCCGTTATACAAAGGCTATCCGGAAGATTTCGAATCGCCCAACGCCTCCGCTAAAGGCAGTTACGCAGCAGCTACAGTGGAATTGAAAACCGGCACCTGGTTGCTGGATCAGGCTATCCTCGGCGATACCCGGGACCGCGACCGCTTCAATCCGGCCGGTAAGCAATGTATACGTATGCAGCAAAACCTCAGCAAGCCCGCATATGTACAAATGAACTACGACCTGCCTAATGGTGCATCCAAAGTAACCCTCTCCTACGGCGCTTATTACACCGATGCCAGCAGCAGCTTCGTACTGCAATATTCGACAGATCAGGGAAAAACATGGCAACAAACCGGTCGTGTTATTTCAGATCCCGGCCAGGTATCTAAAACAGCGTCCTTCCTGATGGATATCAAGGGAGCCGTACGTTTCCGCGTATGTAAGCTCGGACTGGGCACAACGAATGGAACGGATATTCTGAATGGACGGTTAAGTATAGATGATATAGCAGTCTTTAGCAACTAG
- a CDS encoding histidine kinase, translating into MERSVVILLHIGYWILYGMLITVLLLIALRGPAGWYDKWYPLMLSPVPVICLLPGVIGFYSFYTILFNRFLVHRKIPAFLLMALLFSFIAAIVTISVLLLPPLHWLHHVNVRGVSFLMGTLMGLAAIHGTIGLVLKGFISWYGDIKLKEELNRRNHETEMALIRAQLNPHFLFNTINNIDVLIEKDAAEASVYLNKLSDIMRFMLYETREEMIPLRRELDYIEKYIALQRIRTSNQEYVQYELNGEPGNRMVAPMLLIAYIENAFKHAVHKREGPVVNIAVDIRPAQIFFSCENKYQRLSAEENKYNGLGNELLQRRLALLYPGTHTLDISDSGGVYRVNLTLQTNEN; encoded by the coding sequence ATGGAAAGATCTGTAGTGATACTGTTACATATCGGCTACTGGATATTGTACGGAATGCTGATAACAGTGCTGTTGCTCATTGCGCTGAGAGGCCCGGCCGGCTGGTACGACAAATGGTACCCGCTGATGTTGTCGCCGGTGCCGGTGATTTGCCTGTTGCCGGGAGTGATAGGATTTTACAGTTTTTATACCATCCTGTTCAATCGTTTTCTTGTTCATAGAAAAATCCCTGCTTTTCTGCTGATGGCGTTGCTGTTTTCTTTTATTGCCGCTATTGTTACCATATCGGTGTTGTTGTTGCCTCCATTACACTGGCTGCATCATGTGAATGTAAGAGGAGTATCGTTTTTGATGGGAACACTCATGGGGCTTGCGGCTATTCATGGTACGATAGGGCTGGTGTTGAAAGGGTTCATCAGCTGGTATGGTGATATAAAGTTGAAAGAAGAATTGAACCGGCGGAATCATGAAACAGAAATGGCGCTTATCAGGGCGCAGCTCAATCCTCACTTTCTGTTCAATACCATTAACAATATTGATGTGTTGATAGAGAAAGATGCCGCAGAAGCATCTGTTTATCTTAACAAACTATCAGACATCATGCGCTTTATGCTGTATGAAACCCGGGAAGAAATGATCCCGCTGCGGCGGGAGCTCGACTACATCGAAAAGTATATTGCCCTGCAACGCATCCGTACCTCCAATCAGGAATACGTACAATACGAATTGAATGGTGAGCCCGGCAACAGGATGGTGGCGCCGATGCTGCTGATCGCCTATATCGAGAATGCATTCAAACATGCTGTGCACAAACGGGAAGGACCGGTGGTGAACATCGCCGTGGACATCAGGCCGGCACAGATCTTCTTTAGTTGTGAGAACAAATACCAGCGCTTATCAGCGGAAGAAAATAAGTATAATGGTCTTGGTAACGAACTGCTGCAACGCCGGCTGGCATTACTGTACCCGGGAACACATACCCTGGATATTTCCGATAGCGGAGGCGTTTACCGGGTCAATTTAACGCTACAGACCAATGAAAATTAA
- a CDS encoding ABC transporter permease, with translation MIAIFLHSFRSEWLKCRRTTAAWLTLSGGFFIPLIILGQRFYLHENLVKENSSPEIWTMLHQSCWKFMAFFLLPIGVMLATSLIGQLEYRNNTWKQLHVTPQPPTVIYFTKLSVILLMFLEFFILFNIGIFLTGIIPALVIKQVPFPAAAFPVRHFMYTSWHFFLACLPVLALQYAMSLHFRNFLISLGAGLGLYVFSLMTFRWEYGVFIPYFYTGFSFSGNPADPRIYQFALIYFAIFGTLGYLLFIYKKERG, from the coding sequence ATGATAGCTATCTTTCTACACAGTTTCCGCAGCGAATGGCTGAAATGCAGGCGTACCACCGCGGCGTGGCTTACGCTGTCGGGAGGTTTCTTTATTCCGCTGATTATTCTCGGACAGCGGTTTTATCTTCATGAAAACCTGGTAAAGGAAAACAGTTCTCCTGAAATATGGACAATGCTTCATCAAAGCTGCTGGAAATTTATGGCATTCTTTCTTTTGCCAATAGGCGTGATGCTGGCCACCAGCCTGATCGGACAGCTGGAATACCGTAACAACACCTGGAAGCAGCTGCATGTAACGCCACAACCGCCTACTGTCATCTACTTTACCAAGTTAAGCGTGATACTGCTGATGTTCCTGGAGTTTTTCATACTATTTAACATCGGCATATTTCTGACGGGAATCATACCTGCACTGGTGATAAAGCAGGTGCCTTTCCCTGCGGCAGCCTTCCCGGTCAGGCATTTCATGTACACCAGCTGGCACTTTTTCCTGGCTTGTCTTCCGGTGCTGGCATTACAATATGCCATGAGCCTGCACTTCCGGAATTTCCTTATATCGTTGGGTGCAGGGCTGGGGTTATATGTTTTCTCCCTGATGACCTTCAGATGGGAATACGGCGTCTTTATTCCTTACTTTTATACAGGGTTTAGTTTTTCAGGAAATCCGGCCGATCCCCGGATATACCAGTTTGCGCTGATATATTTCGCAATATTTGGTACACTGGGATACCTGTTGTTTATTTATAAAAAGGAACGAGGATAA